The Methanothrix sp. genome contains the following window.
GATGCTGCTAAATAACTCTCACATTCTCCTCCTCGATCTCGTACAGCTCTCCGATGCTCTCTCTCATGCCGAAGCACCTGGAGCACATCGGATAGAGCTGGATGTTTCCCTCCTCTCCCTGCATCAACCTCTCAAGGCGGAGGCGAAGCTTATCTCTTGTGTTGTGGTTGAGAAAGCCATAGAAAGCACTCTTCTGGATGCGCATGCAGCCGTACTCCATGAGAACCCTGGCCACTCTTGCTCTAAGGAGGTCATCGCTGATATCGTAAATTATGATTGTGTCCATGATCACCATCTCGGTGTGAATGGTTCATAGCGCGGACGCTCTCCTCTCAGGAATGTGGCCACAGAAGATGCCTGCGAACGGATTATATTCCTGAGAAGCTGGCTCCTCTCCTGGTACTGGATCCGCTCATCCAGGCGGTTGTAGAATGCGGATGATGCGATCCTCATGCCCTCCCTTGTCATCCTGCAGTTATCCTGGAAATGGGCCTGAGACATCGTGCGGGAAAGGGAGACGACGACGCGATCCACAACCAGTGGTCTGAACTCCTCCATCATATCATACACGAGCTTCTCCTGTCCGGAGCGATCTGCGTGCAGGTATCCGGCATACGGATCGAGGCCTGCATAGAGAACTGCTGCCCACACCTCCTGCTCCAGGACGTAGTAGCCGAAGTTGAGGAGAGAGTTTATCGGG
Protein-coding sequences here:
- the cas2 gene encoding CRISPR-associated endonuclease Cas2; the encoded protein is MDTIIIYDISDDLLRARVARVLMEYGCMRIQKSAFYGFLNHNTRDKLRLRLERLMQGEEGNIQLYPMCSRCFGMRESIGELYEIEEENVRVI